GCGCGCGTACGCTGTTTCTTTGCTTTATGCCCAATCCAAATACCTAATTTTCCCGCCAATTTATCGCGCAGACGAAAAGGCACAAATGCTAACAACAATAAAAAGAAAATACCGAGCCAAATTCCCCAATATTGAGGCTTTAAATACGACCATGAAAAGTGCGCTTCATAGCCCACTCTCGCCGTCAGACGTAAATTTTGTTGATTATCCGACATAATAAAATGAAATTAATTTTAACCGCACTTTTGTGCGCTTTCCGAATTAAAAATGAAACCAACCCTGATCGTAAACCATTTTGGCCGTCATCATAAAAGACATGATAACAACCATCGGTCGAATCAAGGTTTTACCTTTCGTCATCACCATTTTGGCGCCTAAATTTGCACCTAAAATGCTCCCAGCCATCATCACGAAACCCACTTTCCAAAGAATTTGTCCGCCCAATAAGAAAAGTGCAAAAGAAGCAAGGTTCGAAGTGAAGTTCATCACTTTTGCATGTGCTGTCGCTTTCGGGAGATTAAATCCTAGCAAAGTAACACAGGCCAAACTCATAATTGAGCCCGTTCCTGGGCCAAAGAAGCCATCATAAAAACCTAAAAATGGGCTAATTAAAAGACCAAATAACAGATAACTTAATCGTTGTTTCCGATCTTCATCACCTAATTTAGGGGTAAATAAAAAATACAGACCAATGACTAAAATCAGAAAAGGCAGAATTTTTCTGAAAATCGCCACGTCAATTGATTGAATTAATAATGTACCTAGGGCAGAACCTAAGAAAACCCAAATCAAAATAAACCAAATATCGCGTAAATTGACCGCTCTTTTTCGCAAGAAATAAAGACTTGCGGATAATGCACCGCCCATAGCTTGCAATTTGTTAGTGCCTAACGCCATTGCTGGCGGCATACCAGTCATGAGCAACGCTGGAATGGTGATTAATCCCCCACCACCAGCAATTGCATCGATAAATGATGCGACAAAACCAACACAAAACAATATTGCTAAAAGATCAATTCCGATATCCATATTGATTTACCTTAATTCTATTCTAACCATTCATTCCGATTCGGGGAATTTAAAATTTGTTGGCACAAAAACGGCTCAGGTGGTGTAACTTTAGGTTTGCTCACTGAAGCACCTGTTTTTGGTGGCTCAAACCAAGAATATAATTCGTCTCCACAACCATCACTGGGAGGAACGGGTGCTTGATTTTCACAATAAGACGCATCTGCTGGGCAAGTTAAACGAACATGAAAATGAGAGTCGTGTCCATACCAAGGACGAACTTTGTGTAACCAGCCGCGATCATTGCCAGCAGTTTGACATAATTTTACCTTAATCGCAGGATTAACAAAAATACGTGTCACATTTGGATCTTGCGCGGCTAATTTGATTAACGTCGCATGATTGCTATTCCATACGCGTTCATCCACTCGTTGTGCCTTTCTATCCACAACTAATAAACCTTTACCATCAGAATTCAGTGCATCGGCATCTGACATTTCGCCCATTCTTAACCAAATATCCGCATCTAATCCCATCTGATGGCTAGCATGACCCGTTAAAAATCGTCCACCACCTGGCATGGCAATATCGCCCACTAACATCGTTGGTAACCCAGCAGCTTTAGCACGTTGTCCCAAACGTTCAAGATACTGAATCATATTTGGATGACCATAATAACGATTGCGATTCATACGAATAACTTGGTAACCGTCTCCTTTCGGCGGTAGTGCTTGCGCCCCAATAATACATCCATTGGTATAACTACCAATAGGTTTTGCTTTCCCATCGCCACTTGGTATTGGACGTTTCACTTTTTGCCAATCTAGAGGAGACGCAGCAACGTTCAGAGAGAAAAGTGCGGTAAAAATTATGGTTGTTTTTAATAAAATTTTATTCATTCTAAAGTTTTGCTATGGGTAAGCATATCTTAGGTTTTGCCGTGGGTAAGTATATCCTAGGTCTTGCCGTGGGTAAGTATACCCACGGTTAGAAAAATAGTTCCCCTTTGGGGAACTTTCCACTTACCCCAAAGGGGTAACATCAAACTAACCTAGGGTATACCTACCCTAGGCACAGACTCCCATCTTATACTAAGATTATTTACACTGTGCCTTAAAACGTAATAGATGATCTAATAAGACAATCGCCATCATTGCTTCTGCGATGGGTACAGCACGAATACCCACACAAGGATCGTGACGACCTTTTGTTACAACTTCTACGGGGTCTCCATTAAGATTAATTGAACGACCAGAAATTGTAATACTTGAAGTTGGTTTTAACGCAATCGTGGCGATAATTGGCTGTCCTGAACTAATTCCGCCTAAAATGCCGCCTGCGTGATTACTTTCAAAGCCATTAGGTGCCATTTCATCACGATGTTCCGAACCTCGTTGCTCAACTACAGCAAAACCATCACCAATTTCGACGCCTTTTACTGCATTAATTCCCATTAATGCGTGAGCAAGATCTGCATCTAAACGGTCAAATACTGGCTCGCCCAATCCTACAGGTACATTCTCTGCAATAACAGTAAGTTTTGCACCAATAGAATCTCCTTCTTTTTTAAGTTCACGGATCAATTCATCGAATTTTTCTACCGCACTTTCATCGGGGCAAAAGAATGGATTGCTGTTTACCTTTTCCCAATCAATTTCTCCGATGGTCTGTGGCGAAATTTTCACATGACCGATTTGACTTAAAAAACCACGGACTTCAATACCAAAATGTTCGCGTAAATATTTTTTTGCAATCGCTCCCGCTGCAACTCGCATCGCTGTTTCACGCGCTGAAGAACGCCCACCGCCACGGTAATCACGGATGCCATATTTTTTCTGATAGGTAAAGTCTGCATGACCAGGGCGAAAACGATCTTTAATCTCGCCATAATCTTGAGAACGCTGATCAGCATTTTTAATGATCATCCCAATACTTGTGCCTGTAGTTTTTCCTTCAAACACACCAGATAAAATTTGAACTTCATCGTCTTCACGACGCGGCGTGGTATATCGAGATGTACCGGGTTTACGACGATCTAAATCTGGCTGAATATCTTTCTCAGATAATTCGAGATTTGGCGGTACCCCATCAACGATACAGCCTAATGCAATCCCATGTGACTCCCCAAAGGTCGTCACACGAAAAAGTTGTCCAATTGTATTACCTGCCATAATTTCCCCTTATTTTTTTACATCAACAAAGGGAATTTCTTCGCCAGTGTCATTATTTTTGATAAATACATCTAATTGATTAAAGGCAATATCAATATTATGTTCTGCAAATAATTCATTAATACGGCGATTAATAGCATCTGTAGTACTGGTACGATCTCCAACTTGTTCTACATAAACACGTAATTCGTGATCCAAAGTACTTGCACCAAAAGTTAAAAAATAAGCAGATGGTTTAGGATCGCGTAAAACAGTCGGCTGTTCATCAGCTGCTTGAAGTAATAATTGACGAACGAGTGTTAAATCAGAACCATAAGCAACACCAACACTAATCACTAAACGTGTCATCGTGCTAGATAATGCCCAATTGGTTACTTGACCTGTCACAAAAGATTTATTTGGCACAATAATTTCTTTGCGATCAAAATCAATTAATGTAATTGCACGAATACGAATTTTCGCTACAGTACCGCTCACTCCATTAATGGTTACGACATCGCCAACTCGGATTGGGCGTTCAAATAGCAAAATAATGCCCGACACAAAGTTTGCAAAAATTTCTTGCATACCAAAACCAAGACCAACGGAAAGTGCGGCAAATAACCATTGTAATTTTGACCAAGACATTCCTAAGGTTGCAAATGCCCACGCACCACCAATGGCGATAAAAATATAAGTGAGCAATGTCGTAATCGTATAAGGCGTACCTTGTGAAAGATTCATGCGAGAGAAAATTAATACTTCCAAAATACCTGAAATATTACGAACCAACACATAAGTAATTCCTAGGATAACCAAAGCAACAAGAAGATTAAATAAAGTAATGCTTTCCATTACAGTGCCAGCATCGGTTGTCGTGGTTTGTTGCCAAAGTGTAATTTCACGTAAATAGCTCACTACTGTGACTAAATCTGACCATACATAGTAGAAAATCCCCAATAATGCTGTCCAAATAAAGAGATCTACAAAACGTAATAATTGGCTACGCACATCATTTAACGCTAAACCTTCCTCTGGCTCTCCCACTGCAACCACATCATCAGAGGAAATATTTTCATAATTATTTTCAAGTGCTTTTTGACGACGTTTTTCTGCTAAACGGCGATGTGCTAAACGACGAGAAGAAACCGTAATACCACGGTAAATCGTATTACGTACTAACCACCATACACACCAAGCAATATAAGAATGAATAAAATGCTCAATTAAATTTAAAGCAGTGTAATAATAGCCTAAAACAATAAGTACGATTAGTCCCACAGGAATTAATCTTAAACCAA
The Haemophilus influenzae DNA segment above includes these coding regions:
- a CDS encoding TSUP family transporter, coding for MDIGIDLLAILFCVGFVASFIDAIAGGGGLITIPALLMTGMPPAMALGTNKLQAMGGALSASLYFLRKRAVNLRDIWFILIWVFLGSALGTLLIQSIDVAIFRKILPFLILVIGLYFLFTPKLGDEDRKQRLSYLLFGLLISPFLGFYDGFFGPGTGSIMSLACVTLLGFNLPKATAHAKVMNFTSNLASFALFLLGGQILWKVGFVMMAGSILGANLGAKMVMTKGKTLIRPMVVIMSFMMTAKMVYDQGWFHF
- the mepA gene encoding penicillin-insensitive murein endopeptidase; this translates as MNKILLKTTIIFTALFSLNVAASPLDWQKVKRPIPSGDGKAKPIGSYTNGCIIGAQALPPKGDGYQVIRMNRNRYYGHPNMIQYLERLGQRAKAAGLPTMLVGDIAMPGGGRFLTGHASHQMGLDADIWLRMGEMSDADALNSDGKGLLVVDRKAQRVDERVWNSNHATLIKLAAQDPNVTRIFVNPAIKVKLCQTAGNDRGWLHKVRPWYGHDSHFHVRLTCPADASYCENQAPVPPSDGCGDELYSWFEPPKTGASVSKPKVTPPEPFLCQQILNSPNRNEWLE
- the aroC gene encoding chorismate synthase, with protein sequence MAGNTIGQLFRVTTFGESHGIALGCIVDGVPPNLELSEKDIQPDLDRRKPGTSRYTTPRREDDEVQILSGVFEGKTTGTSIGMIIKNADQRSQDYGEIKDRFRPGHADFTYQKKYGIRDYRGGGRSSARETAMRVAAGAIAKKYLREHFGIEVRGFLSQIGHVKISPQTIGEIDWEKVNSNPFFCPDESAVEKFDELIRELKKEGDSIGAKLTVIAENVPVGLGEPVFDRLDADLAHALMGINAVKGVEIGDGFAVVEQRGSEHRDEMAPNGFESNHAGGILGGISSGQPIIATIALKPTSSITISGRSINLNGDPVEVVTKGRHDPCVGIRAVPIAEAMMAIVLLDHLLRFKAQCK